From one Aquicella lusitana genomic stretch:
- the rsmD gene encoding 16S rRNA (guanine(966)-N(2))-methyltransferase RsmD, whose protein sequence is MQQGQVRIIAGKWRGRKLQVPDIKDLRPTPDRVRETLFNWLAPMIAGAHCLDVFAGSGALGFEALSRGAAHVVMVDQARVVVELLKAELVQFGANNAEVYQAKVPEQLQKPRHPFDIVFLDPPYQSNLLLPCCHYLEGQGFLADSAYLYLEASEVIKDNELPKNWRLIKTRQAGQVAYHLAQREKAHHD, encoded by the coding sequence ATGCAGCAGGGGCAGGTACGTATTATCGCAGGCAAGTGGCGCGGGCGGAAACTGCAAGTGCCGGATATCAAAGACTTGCGACCTACGCCCGATCGCGTGCGGGAGACACTTTTTAACTGGCTTGCACCCATGATCGCGGGCGCACATTGTCTGGATGTATTTGCGGGTAGCGGTGCGCTGGGCTTTGAGGCGTTATCGCGCGGCGCTGCACATGTGGTCATGGTGGACCAGGCGAGAGTTGTGGTAGAGCTGCTAAAAGCAGAGCTGGTTCAATTCGGCGCTAATAATGCTGAGGTCTATCAAGCGAAAGTACCAGAGCAATTGCAAAAGCCCCGACATCCTTTCGATATTGTCTTTCTTGACCCACCTTATCAGAGCAACTTGCTGTTGCCTTGTTGTCACTACCTGGAGGGGCAGGGATTTTTAGCAGATTCCGCATATCTCTATCTGGAAGCAAGTGAGGTAATCAAGGATAATGAGCTTCCTAAAAACTGGCGCTTAATCAAAACCAGACAGGCGGGACAAGTCGCCTATCATTTAGCACAAAGAGAAAAAGCACACCATGACTGA
- the ftsY gene encoding signal recognition particle-docking protein FtsY: MFDFLKRKKTPETPEPKPAETTDTAQEEADNTKPGLFVRLKQGLTKTRANLAAGMANLFLGKKELNAELFSEIEMQLLTADVGVETTDQLIKTLTQKLARNELSDAEAAFQCLKNEMKKILQPCEAPLPLSNEIKPYVILVVGINGSGKTTTIGKLAHLFKQDRKTVMLAAGDTFRAAAIEQLAAWGERNQIPVIAQQPGADTAAVIYDAMEAAKARGMQILIADTAGRLHTQSNLMAELQKVKRVLGKIDPTAPHETLIVLDATLGQNALNQVKQFNEAVGVTGIALTKLDGTAKGGIIFAIAQQTKIPIRFIGIGEKIQDLRPFKAEEFVDALFADYT; encoded by the coding sequence ATGTTCGATTTTTTGAAAAGAAAAAAAACGCCAGAAACACCCGAGCCTAAACCAGCAGAAACAACTGATACTGCACAGGAAGAAGCGGACAACACAAAGCCGGGATTATTCGTACGGTTAAAACAGGGGCTCACCAAAACGCGGGCCAATCTGGCGGCAGGCATGGCGAATTTATTCCTGGGAAAAAAGGAATTAAATGCCGAATTATTCAGCGAAATTGAAATGCAGCTACTGACTGCCGACGTAGGTGTTGAGACAACCGATCAGCTCATCAAGACACTGACACAAAAGCTTGCGCGCAATGAGTTAAGCGATGCTGAGGCTGCCTTTCAGTGCCTGAAAAACGAAATGAAAAAAATATTGCAGCCCTGTGAGGCGCCTTTACCTCTATCAAATGAAATTAAACCCTATGTCATTCTGGTAGTCGGTATCAACGGCTCAGGCAAAACCACCACCATTGGCAAACTGGCACATCTTTTCAAACAGGATAGAAAAACAGTCATGCTGGCGGCAGGTGACACTTTCCGCGCCGCAGCCATTGAGCAGCTGGCAGCGTGGGGGGAACGCAACCAGATTCCGGTGATTGCACAGCAACCGGGCGCAGATACAGCAGCTGTGATTTATGACGCCATGGAAGCCGCTAAAGCCCGCGGCATGCAGATCCTGATTGCAGATACAGCGGGACGCCTGCATACGCAGTCCAACCTTATGGCAGAGCTGCAAAAAGTAAAACGTGTACTGGGAAAAATCGACCCCACAGCCCCGCATGAAACCCTCATCGTTCTGGATGCCACACTGGGTCAAAATGCATTGAATCAGGTCAAACAGTTTAATGAAGCCGTCGGCGTAACCGGTATTGCGCTCACCAAGCTGGATGGAACAGCCAAGGGCGGCATCATTTTTGCCATTGCGCAGCAGACAAAAATCCCTATTCGATTCATTGGGATAGGTGAAAAAATCCAGGATCTGCGGCCATTTAAGGCGGAAGAATTTGTGGACGCCCTGTTTGCCGACTACACTTAA